The following coding sequences are from one Novipirellula caenicola window:
- a CDS encoding DUF1559 domain-containing protein, which yields MTKKRLGFTLVELLVVIAIIGVLVGLLLPAVQAAREAARRMQCSNNLKQIGLAIHNYHSTYKAVPPLRDRHDNINPGVVNNWNTQNFSWSSRLLPFIEQPGLYENIDYSLHNWYSGTWRPNDTFDIVAPTVVEAFRCPTDPGTGASIWYDSTTARHSGSPSHQAYAPMNYFASVGPDSRLRWNNEGLGFFDGIRSHATSSTIKARYRKFRDVLDGLSNTVAVSEGIIGHPRMNINSTMRGTRSYEAQTTGAVGDLIATATDNGCPMTGSADTNSGRARGMTWLRGYSPNEVSFNTLMVPNSKLWDCGANSDRNMYATRSLHSGGVQSLMGDGSVKFVTESVDFLTWRAVGGIGEGEVIDVESL from the coding sequence ATGACTAAAAAAAGACTTGGTTTCACCCTTGTCGAATTGTTGGTCGTAATCGCGATCATCGGCGTATTAGTGGGCTTGTTATTGCCCGCGGTTCAAGCGGCTCGCGAGGCAGCTCGGCGGATGCAGTGTTCGAACAATCTGAAACAGATTGGGCTCGCGATCCACAATTACCACAGCACGTACAAGGCGGTGCCGCCGCTGCGTGACCGGCACGACAATATCAATCCAGGCGTCGTCAACAATTGGAATACTCAGAACTTTAGTTGGTCCTCTCGACTGCTGCCGTTCATCGAGCAGCCAGGGTTGTACGAGAACATCGACTATTCGCTGCACAATTGGTATTCCGGTACTTGGCGTCCCAACGACACCTTTGACATCGTGGCGCCCACCGTCGTGGAAGCGTTCCGTTGTCCGACCGATCCTGGTACTGGTGCAAGTATCTGGTACGACTCGACCACGGCACGACATTCGGGGTCACCATCACACCAAGCGTATGCTCCGATGAACTATTTCGCCAGTGTTGGACCGGATAGCCGGTTGCGTTGGAACAATGAAGGGCTTGGATTTTTCGATGGAATCCGCTCGCATGCCACCAGCTCCACCATCAAGGCTCGCTATCGTAAATTCCGCGACGTGCTTGATGGGTTGTCCAACACCGTGGCCGTTTCTGAAGGCATCATCGGACATCCTCGTATGAACATCAATTCAACGATGAGGGGCACACGGTCTTACGAAGCCCAGACGACGGGGGCGGTAGGTGATTTGATTGCGACCGCGACCGATAATGGTTGTCCGATGACCGGCAGTGCGGATACCAATTCGGGACGTGCTCGTGGTATGACTTGGTTGAGAGGCTATTCGCCCAATGAGGTTTCGTTCAATACGTTGATGGTCCCCAACTCGAAACTATGGGATTGCGGTGCCAACAGTGACCGCAATATGTACGCCACGCGGTCATTGCATAGCGGTGGAGTGCAGTCGTTGATGGGGGACGGTTCGGTCAAATTCGTCACTGAATCCGTTGACTTTCTCACCTGGCGTGCCGTGGGTGGGATTGGCGAAGGCGAAGTCATTGATGTGGAATCGCTTTAA
- a CDS encoding arylsulfatase, with protein MKLSPMPTNQIMPRDIKLLYSLLILPLLCICNTGSLSAVDRNTNGSQAAKPNVILILADDMGMGDLASRNGNRNRTPHLDQLKQQSVWFEHAYSAAPVCAPARASLFTGRYPHRTGVVTLNQQRYPQLTRLRKDETTLANLFQDHGYVTGLIGKWHCGDGAEYQPLARGFDEFEGFVDHTHVPSYFDYKLLIQDKLHAESKQYLTNDLSNRAVAFVRRHQQHPFFLHLAHYAPHRPLGAPEDRIEPYLKKGFDRETATVYAMIEIMDEGIGNLLGELDRLKLRENTIVIFASDNGPDPLVSSRFNAQLRGTKYTVYEGGIRVPMMIRWPAQLDPSERDEVVHFVDVLPTLMELCQLEIPDHLKLDGRSFAGILRRQPGTETLPQSRFWQWNRKDPLYSHNAAMREGDWKLVRPYVTRGIPKADSTMPPALYQLSSDPTESNDVSAQYPARTARMNEALQAWSQEVERDRIRLP; from the coding sequence ATGAAGCTCTCTCCTATGCCAACGAATCAGATCATGCCACGGGATATCAAGCTGCTCTATAGCCTCCTAATTTTGCCGCTTCTGTGTATTTGCAACACTGGCTCGCTATCAGCGGTGGATCGAAACACAAACGGTTCGCAAGCGGCCAAGCCCAATGTGATTTTGATCCTCGCCGATGACATGGGGATGGGCGATCTCGCCAGTCGCAATGGGAATCGCAATCGCACGCCTCACTTGGATCAGTTGAAACAACAGAGTGTGTGGTTCGAACACGCTTACTCGGCAGCGCCCGTATGCGCGCCGGCTCGAGCCAGTTTGTTCACTGGCCGGTATCCGCATCGGACGGGAGTGGTGACACTGAATCAACAGCGTTATCCGCAGTTGACGCGGCTGCGAAAGGACGAAACCACGCTGGCGAATCTGTTCCAAGACCACGGCTATGTCACTGGGCTGATTGGCAAATGGCATTGCGGTGACGGAGCCGAATACCAACCTTTGGCAAGAGGTTTTGATGAGTTCGAAGGCTTTGTCGATCACACCCATGTGCCGAGTTACTTCGATTACAAGCTGCTCATTCAAGACAAGCTCCACGCCGAGTCCAAGCAATATTTGACGAATGATCTGTCCAACCGCGCGGTGGCGTTCGTACGCCGTCACCAACAACATCCGTTCTTTCTTCATCTCGCCCACTACGCGCCGCATCGACCGCTTGGGGCTCCGGAAGATCGCATTGAGCCGTATCTGAAGAAGGGATTCGATCGTGAGACCGCGACCGTCTATGCGATGATCGAAATCATGGACGAAGGCATTGGCAATCTGCTTGGCGAATTGGACCGGTTAAAGCTTCGTGAGAACACAATCGTGATCTTTGCTAGCGACAATGGTCCCGATCCGCTTGTGAGTTCGCGATTCAATGCACAGCTACGCGGCACGAAGTACACCGTGTACGAAGGAGGCATTCGCGTTCCGATGATGATTCGCTGGCCCGCTCAGTTGGATCCAAGCGAACGAGATGAGGTGGTCCATTTCGTCGACGTGTTACCAACGCTAATGGAGCTTTGCCAGTTAGAGATTCCGGATCACTTGAAGCTTGACGGTAGAAGTTTCGCGGGGATTTTACGACGACAGCCTGGGACCGAGACGTTGCCGCAATCGCGTTTTTGGCAATGGAATCGCAAGGATCCCCTCTACTCGCATAACGCCGCGATGCGTGAAGGCGACTGGAAACTGGTCCGTCCCTATGTGACTCGAGGTATTCCAAAAGCCGATTCAACAATGCCGCCTGCACTGTATCAGCTGTCATCGGATCCTACCGAATCGAATGATGTTTCGGCGCAGTATCCCGCTCGAACCGCACGGATGAACGAGGCGCTCCAAGCGTGGAGCCAAGAGGTCGAACGCGACCGCATCCGCTTACCGTAG
- a CDS encoding Hsp20/alpha crystallin family protein, producing MQFITTSMVDEDKVDAHYKDGVLTVSMPKSKEAQAKKIAVKA from the coding sequence TTGCAATTTATCACGACGTCGATGGTCGATGAAGACAAGGTCGACGCTCACTACAAGGACGGAGTGTTGACGGTAAGCATGCCTAAGTCAAAAGAAGCCCAAGCCAAGAAAATCGCCGTCAAAGCGTGA
- a CDS encoding sulfatase family protein has product MSLRIFLPLLSAFGLSILPSSADEPDRTVDSERPNVVVFVADDMGWGDSGTYGHELIKTPNLDKLAARGVKLTQCYSACAVCSPSRSAILTGRHPYRNGVWRHLSGNHKAHLRESEITYPKLLKSIGYETCHVGKWHLNSLPHFNTAEYPQPGDHGYDHWMATHNNAHPSHKNPDNFVRNGEPVGEQKGYSAQIVAAEATRWLSEKRDKSKPFALSVWVHEPHSPIATDPKFEALYGDHENRTYMGNITQLDEAVGQVMQTLDAEGVADNTLFIFTSDNGPVARFGGTTGGLRGGKRSDHEGGIRVPGIVCWPGHLAAGTTSSIPVVGTDIFTTVLAITGIPLPKDRTIDGVNMLPALAGKPVDRPIPLFWRTHVSPPQDRVAMRIGDWKIVGNDTLSKFQLFNIENDWKEENDLADAMPEKTEAMKQQLLTLWKQIEAEGPNEWWEGERNKPARGGTLNY; this is encoded by the coding sequence ATGAGTCTACGCATATTTTTACCACTGCTGTCGGCCTTCGGGCTTTCGATTCTTCCATCGTCCGCGGATGAACCCGATCGCACCGTTGATTCCGAACGACCCAATGTTGTTGTCTTTGTGGCGGACGACATGGGGTGGGGTGATTCGGGAACCTATGGACACGAGTTAATCAAAACGCCCAACTTGGACAAATTGGCGGCACGCGGTGTCAAACTAACCCAGTGCTATTCTGCCTGCGCAGTTTGTTCTCCGTCTCGATCCGCGATCCTGACGGGACGTCATCCCTATCGCAACGGTGTTTGGCGACACTTGTCGGGCAATCACAAAGCGCATCTACGTGAGAGCGAGATTACCTATCCAAAACTGCTCAAATCGATCGGTTACGAAACCTGCCACGTCGGAAAATGGCACCTCAATTCGCTGCCCCACTTCAATACCGCCGAGTACCCACAACCAGGCGACCACGGCTATGACCATTGGATGGCGACTCACAACAACGCTCATCCGAGTCACAAGAATCCAGATAACTTTGTTCGCAATGGAGAGCCCGTCGGAGAGCAGAAAGGCTATTCGGCGCAAATTGTGGCAGCAGAGGCGACGCGTTGGTTGAGCGAGAAACGCGACAAATCCAAACCGTTTGCCTTATCGGTGTGGGTACACGAACCACATTCGCCGATCGCAACGGATCCCAAATTCGAAGCCCTCTACGGTGATCATGAAAACCGGACTTACATGGGCAACATCACCCAGCTCGACGAAGCGGTCGGACAGGTGATGCAAACACTTGATGCCGAAGGCGTCGCCGACAACACGCTCTTTATCTTCACGTCGGACAATGGTCCTGTTGCTCGATTCGGAGGCACGACGGGCGGATTGCGTGGAGGTAAACGCAGTGACCACGAAGGTGGGATCCGCGTACCAGGAATCGTCTGCTGGCCCGGTCATCTCGCGGCTGGCACCACCAGTTCCATCCCGGTGGTGGGAACCGACATCTTCACCACCGTGCTTGCGATCACGGGCATTCCATTGCCAAAGGACCGCACCATTGACGGCGTCAACATGCTGCCTGCCTTGGCCGGAAAGCCTGTCGACCGACCGATCCCCCTGTTTTGGCGGACCCATGTCTCTCCACCGCAAGACCGTGTGGCAATGAGGATCGGAGATTGGAAGATCGTGGGCAATGACACACTGAGCAAATTCCAACTTTTCAACATCGAAAACGATTGGAAGGAAGAAAACGATCTCGCCGATGCAATGCCGGAAAAGACCGAGGCGATGAAGCAGCAACTGCTGACACTATGGAAACAGATCGAAGCGGAAGGCCCGAACGAGTGGTGGGAAGGAGAACGAAATAAGCCTGCCCGAGGAGGAACGCTGAACTATTGA
- a CDS encoding alpha/beta hydrolase: protein MKTMIVFVGLVLFCNRCLVADDFTPDRVVTYKTVGDVELKLHVFEPKGHQTSDKAPAIVFFFGGGWAGGDPKQFFQQARSLADDGMVAFSADYRVKSRNKTTPFESVKDAKSAVRWIRSHASELGIDPEKIVASGGSAGGHIAACTGVIQGEEEAGEDLTVSSRPNAMILYNPVLDTTAKGYGLSKVGETRQTDISPCHHVRPGIVPTLLLHGTADTTVPFENAERFARLMDAAGNQCQLEAFKGQNHGFFNSPFFRPKTKDTSVYEQVMQNTRAFLVAQGYLDDSTSSKSKQK from the coding sequence ATGAAGACAATGATCGTATTCGTGGGACTTGTACTATTCTGCAATCGGTGTCTCGTCGCTGATGACTTCACGCCGGATCGCGTCGTGACTTACAAGACCGTTGGCGACGTGGAGCTGAAACTACATGTCTTCGAACCCAAGGGACATCAGACGAGTGACAAGGCTCCTGCCATTGTTTTCTTCTTCGGCGGTGGCTGGGCCGGCGGAGATCCCAAACAGTTTTTCCAACAAGCGAGATCGCTTGCCGACGACGGCATGGTCGCCTTCTCGGCCGATTATCGCGTCAAGAGCCGCAACAAAACGACGCCATTTGAATCGGTCAAAGATGCGAAGTCGGCGGTGCGTTGGATTCGCAGTCACGCGTCCGAACTTGGAATCGATCCCGAGAAGATTGTAGCCTCGGGCGGTTCGGCGGGTGGACACATCGCCGCTTGCACCGGAGTGATTCAAGGCGAAGAGGAGGCAGGCGAAGATCTAACGGTCAGCTCGCGTCCCAACGCGATGATCCTGTACAATCCCGTATTGGACACCACCGCCAAAGGTTATGGGCTATCCAAAGTCGGCGAAACGCGCCAAACCGACATCTCGCCGTGTCATCATGTCAGACCTGGGATCGTGCCAACGCTGCTGTTGCACGGCACGGCGGATACGACGGTCCCGTTTGAGAACGCGGAACGCTTCGCGCGATTGATGGACGCTGCCGGTAACCAATGTCAGCTCGAGGCTTTTAAAGGCCAGAACCACGGATTCTTCAATTCGCCTTTTTTCCGTCCTAAAACCAAAGACACCAGCGTCTACGAACAAGTGATGCAAAATACCCGTGCATTCCTGGTTGCACAGGGCTATTTGGACGATTCGACGTCCTCGAAATCGAAACAAAAGTAG
- a CDS encoding sulfatase-like hydrolase/transferase, with protein sequence MFIVADDQAPFDLKIYDPASALETPVIDRLAAEGLVIDGAHQMGAWCGGVCTPSRHMIMSGRTLWHVPDKPKQGRNPLEADPNHVPLDLADHTMAAVFNAAGYDTMRTCKKGNSYAAANAKFTVVHDATKRGGTDESGSAWHAKQVLNYLDGREASNDQDPFLIYFGFSHPHDTRDGKPELLAKYGAVNHRDKNSLPAADPKQPKLPKNYLTKHPFNNTDLKVRDEVNVSGVWSNRDERTIRNELGREFACSENIDIQIGAVLEKLKQMGELENTYIFYTSDHGMAIGRHGLQGKQNLYEHTFRVPYIVKGPGIKPGSRAVGNIYHLDALATLCDLAGIETPKTSEGISFKPVLEGKQDTVRDVLYGAYCGGAKPGMRCVKKGDWKLIRYESTQDGVSETQLFNLAENPDELLPQHHDPKLIALTQYTPNPQQTNLASDPAYAEKLEEMEQILLDQMRKHFDPYRFSDQPEDGLNTTYISNSPAHQNK encoded by the coding sequence TTGTTCATCGTTGCCGATGACCAAGCCCCGTTTGATCTCAAAATCTACGATCCCGCTTCGGCGCTAGAGACCCCGGTGATTGACCGTTTGGCCGCCGAGGGTTTGGTGATCGATGGAGCCCATCAAATGGGAGCCTGGTGTGGCGGCGTGTGCACTCCATCGCGACATATGATCATGTCCGGCCGCACGCTTTGGCATGTTCCGGATAAACCAAAACAAGGTCGGAATCCGCTTGAGGCGGATCCAAATCATGTGCCACTGGATCTTGCGGACCATACCATGGCGGCGGTCTTCAACGCGGCGGGGTACGACACGATGCGAACCTGCAAGAAGGGAAATAGTTACGCTGCTGCGAATGCGAAGTTCACGGTGGTTCATGATGCCACCAAGCGAGGCGGCACGGATGAGTCCGGCAGCGCGTGGCACGCAAAACAGGTGCTCAACTATCTCGACGGGCGCGAGGCCTCAAACGACCAAGACCCGTTTTTAATCTATTTCGGTTTTTCACATCCCCACGATACGCGAGACGGAAAGCCTGAGTTGTTAGCCAAATACGGCGCGGTGAATCATCGGGACAAAAACAGTCTTCCAGCGGCCGATCCAAAGCAGCCGAAGCTTCCCAAAAACTATCTCACGAAACACCCGTTCAACAATACAGACCTGAAAGTGCGCGACGAGGTGAACGTCAGCGGGGTCTGGAGCAACCGTGATGAACGCACCATTCGCAACGAGCTGGGCCGCGAGTTTGCTTGTAGCGAAAATATCGACATCCAGATCGGTGCCGTGTTAGAAAAGCTCAAGCAGATGGGCGAACTCGAAAACACCTACATCTTCTATACGTCGGACCACGGAATGGCGATCGGCCGGCACGGACTGCAGGGCAAACAGAACCTCTACGAGCACACCTTCCGTGTCCCCTACATCGTCAAAGGTCCCGGCATCAAACCAGGGTCTCGCGCTGTGGGGAATATCTACCATCTCGACGCGCTCGCGACCTTGTGCGACCTCGCTGGGATTGAAACGCCAAAGACGAGCGAAGGCATTAGCTTTAAACCGGTTCTCGAAGGCAAGCAGGACACGGTTCGCGATGTGCTTTATGGAGCGTACTGCGGTGGTGCAAAACCCGGGATGCGTTGTGTCAAGAAAGGCGATTGGAAACTGATCCGCTATGAATCGACCCAAGACGGCGTCAGCGAAACCCAGCTTTTCAATTTGGCCGAGAACCCCGACGAACTATTGCCCCAGCACCACGATCCGAAGCTGATCGCGTTAACGCAGTACACACCGAATCCGCAGCAAACCAATCTTGCGAGTGATCCGGCCTATGCCGAGAAGCTCGAGGAAATGGAGCAGATTCTGCTGGACCAGATGCGCAAACACTTTGATCCGTATCGTTTCTCCGATCAGCCAGAGGATGGACTGAATACAACATACATTTCCAATTCGCCAGCACACCAGAATAAGTAA
- a CDS encoding sulfatase, with protein MKNLLVAMLLAAFVIPSVAWAQRDPIQTSSRVGAEDRPPNFVIIFADDLGYGDLGCFGSTTIKTPNLDRMAAEGMRMTQFYAQTVCGPSRAALMTGCYPLRVAINQNKVEVHPELHSDEITIAEVLKPVGYTSAAFGKWDLAGHHGERYVRSLLPLHQGFDEFFGTSTSNDSKVDLFRGDEVIEKRTDMRLLTQRYTDEAIDFIQRSKDRPFFVYLAHTMPHVKLAVSDAFKGKSDGGLYGDVVEEIDANVGRLLETLKTEGLDDDTYVVFTSDNGPWYLGRSKGHLNRIGKDAASHGGSAAPLRGAKTSTWEGGLRVPCIFRAPGRIPASTTCDEIASTMDLLPTFARLAGTTAPTDRVIDGHDIRDLIHGVAGAKSPTDAFFYYRRTRLEAVRSGKWKLHRAFPADPQWSHYSKAEDAIDITRPMLFDLEADIAETKDVADQHPEVVAELMKLIEQARTDIGDHDRIGENARFFDPQPRRPDINKSAARKRNQK; from the coding sequence ATGAAAAACCTACTCGTTGCGATGCTGCTTGCAGCCTTTGTGATTCCCTCGGTTGCGTGGGCCCAGCGTGATCCCATCCAGACGTCGTCACGCGTGGGCGCCGAGGATCGGCCGCCGAACTTCGTGATCATTTTCGCGGATGACTTGGGCTATGGAGACCTCGGCTGTTTCGGATCGACGACGATCAAGACGCCCAATCTCGACAGGATGGCGGCCGAAGGGATGCGGATGACTCAATTTTACGCTCAAACCGTTTGCGGGCCTTCGCGAGCCGCCCTGATGACCGGGTGTTATCCGCTACGCGTTGCGATCAATCAAAACAAAGTCGAGGTTCATCCAGAACTTCACAGCGATGAAATCACGATCGCGGAAGTGCTGAAGCCAGTCGGCTACACCTCTGCCGCATTTGGCAAATGGGATTTGGCAGGGCACCACGGCGAGCGGTACGTCCGCTCGCTGCTACCACTGCATCAAGGTTTTGATGAATTCTTTGGGACGTCGACCAGCAACGATTCCAAGGTCGACCTCTTCCGCGGCGACGAAGTGATCGAAAAGCGGACCGATATGCGGCTGTTGACACAGCGTTACACCGACGAAGCGATCGACTTTATCCAGCGAAGCAAGGATCGACCGTTCTTTGTCTATCTGGCGCACACGATGCCACACGTGAAGTTGGCGGTTTCAGACGCCTTCAAAGGAAAGTCCGATGGCGGTTTGTACGGTGACGTGGTCGAAGAGATTGACGCCAACGTCGGACGGCTGTTGGAAACACTCAAAACTGAAGGACTCGACGACGACACCTACGTCGTTTTCACCAGCGACAATGGGCCCTGGTATCTCGGTCGCAGCAAAGGGCATCTGAATAGGATTGGCAAAGATGCGGCGTCGCATGGCGGATCCGCGGCTCCGCTTCGCGGCGCGAAAACCTCCACTTGGGAAGGCGGACTGCGTGTTCCTTGTATTTTTCGTGCCCCCGGTAGGATCCCCGCAAGTACAACGTGCGATGAAATTGCATCGACGATGGACCTGTTGCCAACCTTCGCCCGGCTGGCCGGAACCACCGCTCCGACCGATCGGGTGATCGATGGGCATGACATCCGCGATCTGATTCATGGAGTTGCCGGCGCCAAAAGTCCTACCGACGCGTTTTTCTATTACCGCCGTACGCGACTAGAGGCGGTTCGATCGGGGAAATGGAAACTGCATCGAGCTTTTCCTGCGGATCCGCAGTGGTCTCATTACAGCAAGGCGGAAGACGCGATTGACATCACTCGACCGATGTTGTTTGACCTCGAAGCGGACATTGCCGAGACCAAGGATGTGGCTGATCAGCATCCCGAAGTTGTCGCAGAGCTAATGAAACTGATCGAGCAAGCACGCACGGACATCGGCGACCATGATCGAATCGGCGAGAACGCTCGGTTTTTTGATCCGCAACCTCGCCGGCCGGACATCAACAAATCCGCCGCTCGTAAACGCAACCAAAAATAA
- a CDS encoding glycoside hydrolase family 95 protein, which yields MKTRILLVLTCLSMLAATADAQHVLFYDAPVLPGAKTIAGKGEKDFIQRALPLGNGRLGAMFSGGIDRELIATNEITLWANANRGLDEVTQSGTRLGAGAHLETVRQAYRDGKYGTKKGSMEQMADQYLISPQKLGNYSTFTEVQISTGHDPKNVTDYRRELDLKTAIGKVSYDIGEASYTREYFCSYPHDAMVMRLTAHNATLDLTISTSTRHQTKSLKADGSTSTLIGEVKLANDKSYFSQHIHVEADGGKVTATNGGSLQVSGAKAVNLYLAGYTDYLPVYPTFKGRDYEQDGLATLDRIKQAGYQAVKTAHIADYQSQEQRMSLQLDYEPSGLTTDQLVKRGGSVELENLYFNFGRYLQLGCSRSAPVPSNLQGLWNPHTKPQWNSDYHFDINLAMNYWLPDPANLPDCFSPYVDYMKVIARSGAHTARETYGVNKGWTAGVNGNVYGLTAPINDGRRVQQSGAWLSQNLFDHYAFNQDREYLEEIYPIIKGAAEFYVEFLAPWKDGTLVVYPTWSPENFYLPQIGGKLNKQCYGAAWDQQLVLNLFTDCIEASEKLEIDSEFRDQLKAMIPKLCPQKIGQHGQLQEWPEDWDIPTNTHRHISHLIALHPGRDISPLTTPAMVDAALVTMKHRGDESTGWSTAWKTCFWARLHNGDKSHQFYRYLTSKRAYPNLFDFHPPFQIDGNFGGPAGVCEMLLQSHLRSIDNGASDISDAVFVAYQSDPQSPNHFVPISPPKALATAPYILHLLPALPSAWPNGNVSGLRARGGLEVDIQWQSGNLVAATIRATENTTFRVYAQGKLSEVYSLAKGQHKTLTW from the coding sequence ATGAAAACCAGAATACTGCTAGTTCTAACCTGCCTATCGATGCTGGCGGCGACCGCGGATGCACAACATGTCTTGTTCTACGATGCGCCCGTATTGCCCGGAGCGAAGACCATCGCTGGCAAAGGCGAGAAGGATTTTATCCAGCGAGCATTGCCGCTGGGGAACGGGCGACTCGGAGCCATGTTCAGTGGCGGAATCGATCGCGAGCTGATCGCGACCAACGAGATCACGTTGTGGGCCAACGCAAACCGAGGACTCGATGAAGTCACCCAATCGGGAACGCGACTGGGTGCAGGAGCCCATCTGGAAACGGTGCGACAGGCTTACCGGGACGGAAAGTATGGGACGAAAAAGGGCAGCATGGAACAGATGGCCGACCAGTACCTAATCAGTCCCCAGAAATTAGGTAACTACTCGACCTTTACCGAGGTTCAGATTAGCACCGGTCACGATCCGAAAAACGTAACGGACTATCGCCGCGAATTGGATCTAAAAACTGCGATTGGGAAAGTCAGCTACGACATCGGTGAAGCAAGTTACACACGCGAATACTTTTGCAGTTATCCGCACGATGCCATGGTCATGCGTTTGACAGCCCACAACGCGACGCTTGATTTGACGATCTCGACATCAACTCGACATCAAACAAAATCACTCAAAGCCGACGGAAGCACATCGACATTGATTGGTGAAGTCAAACTCGCCAACGACAAGAGTTATTTTTCACAACACATTCACGTGGAAGCCGATGGCGGTAAGGTGACCGCAACGAACGGTGGCAGTTTGCAAGTGTCCGGTGCAAAAGCCGTCAACCTGTATCTTGCCGGCTATACCGATTACCTGCCTGTTTACCCGACTTTCAAAGGCCGTGACTATGAACAAGACGGCTTAGCGACTTTGGATCGCATTAAGCAAGCGGGTTATCAAGCGGTTAAGACGGCGCACATCGCCGATTACCAGTCGCAGGAACAGCGTATGTCGCTGCAGCTGGACTACGAACCATCAGGTTTGACGACTGACCAATTGGTCAAACGCGGCGGCAGTGTCGAGCTTGAGAATCTATACTTCAACTTCGGTCGCTATTTGCAGTTGGGTTGCTCTCGCTCGGCGCCAGTGCCCTCGAATTTGCAGGGATTGTGGAATCCGCACACCAAACCGCAATGGAACTCGGATTATCACTTTGACATCAATTTGGCAATGAATTACTGGTTGCCCGACCCGGCAAATTTGCCAGACTGTTTTTCGCCTTACGTGGACTACATGAAAGTCATTGCCCGCTCGGGTGCTCACACCGCGAGAGAAACCTATGGTGTCAACAAAGGTTGGACCGCTGGCGTGAACGGTAATGTCTATGGGCTAACCGCACCGATCAACGACGGTCGCCGGGTACAGCAGTCCGGAGCTTGGCTGTCACAGAATCTGTTCGATCATTATGCCTTTAATCAGGATCGGGAATACCTGGAAGAGATCTATCCGATCATCAAGGGAGCGGCAGAGTTCTACGTCGAGTTTCTTGCTCCTTGGAAGGACGGCACGCTGGTCGTCTATCCGACTTGGTCGCCAGAGAATTTCTACCTGCCACAAATCGGTGGGAAACTGAACAAACAGTGCTACGGTGCAGCATGGGACCAACAACTCGTTTTGAATTTGTTCACGGACTGTATCGAAGCGAGTGAGAAACTGGAGATCGATTCAGAGTTTCGTGACCAATTAAAAGCGATGATTCCGAAGTTATGTCCGCAAAAAATTGGTCAGCACGGACAACTGCAAGAGTGGCCGGAAGATTGGGACATCCCCACCAACACCCATCGTCATATCTCGCACTTGATCGCGTTACACCCTGGTCGAGACATTTCACCGCTGACGACCCCCGCGATGGTCGACGCAGCACTGGTGACGATGAAACATCGTGGTGATGAATCCACCGGATGGAGCACGGCGTGGAAGACCTGCTTCTGGGCACGGCTGCACAATGGCGACAAGTCTCATCAATTCTACCGCTACCTGACATCCAAACGAGCGTATCCGAATCTATTCGACTTTCATCCACCGTTTCAGATCGACGGAAATTTTGGCGGTCCGGCCGGAGTTTGCGAGATGCTTTTGCAAAGCCATCTGCGAAGCATCGACAATGGCGCTAGTGACATTTCCGATGCCGTGTTTGTGGCCTATCAAAGCGATCCTCAATCACCCAATCACTTTGTTCCGATCAGTCCACCGAAAGCGTTGGCCACGGCGCCATACATCCTGCACTTGTTACCCGCTCTTCCCTCGGCTTGGCCCAATGGCAACGTCAGCGGGTTAAGGGCACGAGGCGGTTTGGAGGTGGATATTCAGTGGCAAAGCGGCAATCTGGTTGCGGCCACGATTCGAGCCACCGAAAACACCACCTTCCGCGTTTATGCCCAAGGTAAACTGAGTGAAGTGTATTCGTTAGCGAAAGGTCAACACAAAACATTGACTTGGTAA